The proteins below are encoded in one region of Colletotrichum lupini chromosome 5, complete sequence:
- a CDS encoding indoleamine 2,3-dioxygenase — MLPPIPELSDYGISATHGFLPDVLPLTRLPDPYYNKWEAIVANLQALVLSRRLRPVVDRLPVLSTIGLEHDAEWRRAYSLLSFMAHAYIWGGDEPCDQLPPSITVPFLKVSNHLELPPVATYAALCLWNFKPLFVDEDIDNLENLATLNTFTGSLDESWFYLVSVAIEARGGPIIPLMLGAVEAARRGDVSTVTRSLRTFAERLTDLTIILQRMHESCDPNIFYNRIRTFLAGSKNMAEAGLPDGVNYDDGSGKEDYRQYSGGSNAQSSLIQFFDVILGIDHRPTGEKRDPSTESERESRAPVPKHNFIMEMRRYMPGPHARFLKDVSGIANIREFVENHKQERDLCLAYDACLAMLSAFRDKHIAIVTRYIILPSREVRARSRSRSPEATRLRVNLATASRQRQSNAQGNNLPAADGKKNLKGTGGTALIPFLKQARDETGEPAIEEWTRRFMRRTVKSEGSGDFFLGKPDQPSHSSIEAGVGGLAGTWTIDDDFGGICHY; from the coding sequence ATGCTACCCCCCATCCCCGAACTCTCCGACTATGGAATCTCTGCAACCCATGGATTCCTACCGGACGTTCTCCCGTTGACGCGGCTGCCGGACCCCTACTATAACAAGTGGGAGGCTATTGTCGCCAACTTACAGGCTCTCGTTCTCAGCCGCCGCCTTCGTCCGGTTGTCGACCGCTTGCCTGTTCTCTCTACCATCGGTCTGGAACACGACGCAGAATGGCGGAGAGCCTACTCTTTGTTATCCTTCATGGCTCATGCCTACATCTGGGGTGGCGATGAGCCTTGCGATCAACTTCCGCCCTCCATCACCGTTCCCTTCTTGAAGGTCTCGAATCATCTTGAGCTGCCTCCGGTTGCTACCTACGCCGCATTGTGCCTTTGGAACTTCAAGCCTCTTTTTGTCGACGAGGACATTGACAATCTCGAGAACCTAGCCACCCTCAACACCTTCACTGGTTCTCTCGACGAGTCGTGGTTCTACCTCGTCTCTGTCGCTATTGAGGCCCGTGGCGGTCCCATCATCCCCCTCATGCTGGGTGCCGTGGAAGCTGCTCGCCGAGGAGATGTCTCGACCGTCACCCGGAGCTTGCGCACCTTTGCCGAGCGGCTGACCGACCTGACCATCATCTTGCAACGCATGCACGAGAGTTGCGATCCCAACATATTTTACAATCGCATCCGCACCTTTCTTGCTGGGAGCAAGAACATGGCCGAAGCCGGTCTTCCTGACGGCGTCAATTATGACGATGGCTCTGGAAAGGAGGACTACCGTCAGTACAGCGGTGGTAGCAATGCTCAGAGCAGTCTGATACAATTCTTCGATGTCATCCTTGGCATTGATCATCGCCCAACGGGCGAAAAGCGGGATCCCTCAACCGAGTCGGAACGCGAGTCTAGGGCTCCGGTTCCAAAGCACAACTTTATTATGGAGATGCGCCGGTACATGCCCGGGCCCCATGCTCGCTTCCTCAAGGATGTCTCTGGCATTGCCAACATCCGCGAGTTTGTCGAGAACCACAAGCAAGAACGCGACTTGTGTCTCGCCTATGATGCATGTCTCGCCATGCTCAGTGCATTCCGCGACAAGCATATAGCCATCGTCACCCGCTACATCATCCTTCCTTCACGCGAGGTGCGGGCTCGCAGCAGGTCGAGAAGTCCTGAGGCGACGCGCTTGCGTGTTAACCTAGCCACGGCCTCACGCCAACGTCAGTCGAACGCCCAGGGTAATAACTTGCCGGCTGCCGACGGCAAGAAGAACCTCAAGGGTACAGGAGGTACTGCTCTCATCCCGTTCTTGAAACAGGCGCGCGATGAGACCGGTGAGCCGGCGATCGAAGAGTGGACCCGTCGCTTCATGCGTAGAACTGTTAAGTCTGAGGGCAGCGGCGATTTTTTCTTGGGTAAACCAGACCAGCCTAGCCACAGCAGCATCGAAGCCGGGGTCGGAGGCTTAGCAGGGACGTGGACCATCGATGATGACTTTGGTGGCATCTGCCATTACTGA
- a CDS encoding UEV domain-containing protein, with product MERFHRRKLSEKSITGAVPFRCPTSPVTEHPPDFLGPLACTYELNPHLTFPLSPLALRYSRIRLHLYSPPDRAPYRLPRTGALAASLRCPVLTSEYHDVNRTYNDVAQALSHHPSLSPRTDVHTYDNGSSALLLRLSEAPLVYVTPTESMMVRPGQHVDPQGQVYHPYLVGWAAFWDKSTILDFLAILRDIFAKEPPVIARPQGPQQPLPPVASRPPQSHTQTPPPFSPPPHELAARPSSRPPPQTPTDGSRPPPPPPKTTSTEPYRSPPPPLDARYGPPLPPLPPGATRQGIHGGLNLQESSRPQSQAHSRYDSAPPLPPVPSSHPPPPPVVSSPHQTEDTAQQPQFRSGHPAQSVAPRHSAVPMSYQQTSQHYRGPPPGWQPDGQYQAPPLPQQLQQHPPPQQQIAKPPPPPDLLDAPLTLSIPSPSSVPAPPIPPNPEKDALLHQLAQTLHSLRQRSRQQNDSSMAGLQAQRTAMMSAFSTLQSEMGTLNQTSGLLQSNANILIDALRKADSVIEGSKRQTAPDIDELLVAPTVVANQLYALVAEEKAIGDTIFVLGRAVERGRVSPAVFAKTTRSLARECDVALQYHDISFLCWPFPSTMLHSLAAFTLQVSYAGTLQMISCSMLRHH from the exons ATGGAACGCTTCCACCGTCGCAAGCTCTCTGAGAAATCTATCACCGGCGCCGTCCCATTCCGCTGTCCGACGTCTCCCGTTACCGAACACCCACCCGATT TCCTAGGGCCCCTGGCATGCACCTATGAGTTGAATCCGCATCTCACCTTCCCCCTCTCGCCGCTCGCTCTCCGTTACTCGCGCATCCGCCTTCACCTCTACTCGCCTCCTGACCGAGCTCCGTATCGGCTCCCCCGTACCGGAGCTCTCGCTGCGTCTCTGCGATGCCC TGTTTTGACAAGT GAATACCACGATGTGAATCGCACCTACAACGATGTAGCCCAAGCGCTATCCCACCACCCATCTCTATCGCCGCGCACCGACGTTCACA CTTACGATAATGGCTCGTCAGCCCTACTTCTCCGCCTCTCTG AGGCTCCATTGGTTTACGTCACTCCAACAGAGTCCATGATGGTACGCCCCGGCCAGCATGTAGATCCTCAAGGCCAAGTCTATCACCCATATCTCGTAGGCTGGGCCGCCTTCTGGGAT AAATCCACGATTCTTGACTTCCTGGCCATCTTGAGAGATATCTTCGCCAAAGAGCCACCAGTCATTGCCCGACCACAAGGCCCACAGCAACCACTGCCGCCCGTGGCATCGCGTCCACCGCAATCACACACCCAAACGCCTCCCCCTTTTTCGCCTCCTCCACATGAGTTGGCAGCTCGTCCGTCGAGTCGCCCGCCTCCTCAAACCCCTACAGACGGATCGCGgcctccgcctccgccgccCAAAACGACAAGTACTGAACCGTACAGAAGCCCACCACCTCCTCTAGATGCTAGATACGGCCCTCCTCTCCCACCTCTACCCCCTGGTGCCACTCGTCAAGGCATCCATGGAGGCCTCAATCTCCAAGAGTCAAGTCGTCCACAGAGTCAAGCGCATTCTCGGTACGACTCAGCACCGCCACTACCACCAGTACCGTCCTCTcacccaccgccgccgccagtcGTCTCATCTCCGCATCAAACTGAAGACACTGCACAGCAACCGCAATTCCGTTCTGGACATCCTGCTCAATCCGTTGCCCCTCGTCACTCAGCCGTCCCTATGTCTTACCAGCAAACGTCTCAGCATTACAGAGGACCACCTCCAGGCTGGCAACCGGACGGGCAGTATCAGGCACCACCGCTGCCGCAGCAACTGCAGCAGCATCCGCCGCCACAACAGCAGATTGCAAAACCACCGCCACCGCCAGATTTGCTCGACGCGCCCCTCACCCTGAGCATACCTTCGCCGTCGTCGGTTCCCGCGCCACCGATTCCGCCGAACCCGGAAAAGGACGCATTGCTCCACCAACTAGCGCAAACACTTCACTCCCTTCGGCAACGTAGCAGACAGCAGAATGACTCCAGCATGGCAGGCTTGCAGGCGCAACGCACAGCTATGATGTCTGCCTTCTCGACACTTCAGTCGGAGATGGGGACCTTAAATCAAACATCGGGGCTACTTCAGTCCAACGCTAATATCCTGATCGACGCGCTGCGAAAAGCCGATTCTGTTATCGAGGGATCAAAACGTCAAACTGCGCCTGATATCGACGAGCTTCTGGTTGCGCCCACAGTCGTAGCTAACCAGTTATACGCATTGGTCGCCGAAGAGAAAGCTATCGGGGATACTATTTTTGTCTTAGGCCGCGCCGTGGAACGCGGAAGGGTATCACCAGCGGTATTTGCTAAGACGACACGATCCCTTGCTAGGGAGTG TGACGTTGCGCTCCAATATCATGACATTTCA TTCCTTTGCTGGCCATTTCCCAGTACTATGCTTCATAGCCTTGCAGCCTTCACCCTCCAGGTCTCTTACGCCGGTACACTACAAATGATATCCTGCTCTATGCTAAGGCATCACTGA
- a CDS encoding WSC domain-containing protein — protein sequence MKVSKQLLVGLWAGGKAAAFFIMPCSKPVVVERADPIVNPGALSGHVHTIMGGNGFDFSMTYEQARAATCSTCKVTADLSNYWTPTLYYQGQDGKFTSVSQSGGMLAYYLFRQDAKDPEYSKGLIAYPKGFRMLAGDPKLRSYNNTLEQRAISYVCLGNSGPATSELPNRSCPNGLRLQIIFPACWDGVNLDSPDHKSHMAYPDRLDNGKCPTTHPKRFVTLFYEVIFSVNDFKDKWYGDKQPLPSDPTGYGLHGDFINGWDVNVLQSAITQCTDNGGSIEKCPVFQFFDDETRRNCQVPVKVDEQVQGQFDKLPGCNSVQRGPGNAVAESGCGAATQISAPKWGYKDVTSTLKYKYLGCGRDPAGQTRTLQGAKTSGDSMTVDTCIKYCDGKGFQYAGLEYAKECWCGNSVADDRKPKKGLWGACDMPCGGSKTEMCGGWAAMSLYQKCNGTCTNAELM from the exons ATGAAagtaagcaagcaacttctcgtTGGGCTCTGGGCAGGCGGCAAAGCGGCTGCTTTCTTCATCATGCCCTGTTCAAAACCAGTGGTTGTTGAGCGCGCCGATCCCATTGTCAACCCGGGAGCTCTCTCAGGGCATGTTCATACCATCATGGGTGGTAATGGCTTCGACTTCAGTATGACTTATGAGCAGGCTCGTGCTGCCACTTGCTCAACGTGCAAGGTGACTGCCGATTTAAGCAACTACTGGACTCCAACCCTCTACTATCAAGGCCAAGACGGCAAATTCACTAGTGTTTCCCAGTCCGGAGGCATGCTTGCCTACTATTT GTTCCGCCAGGACGCCAAGGATCCGGAATACAGCAAAGGGCTCATCGCTTATCCCAAGGGCTTTCGAATGCTAGCGGGCGACCCAAAGCTTCGAAGCTACAACAATACCCTCGAGCAGCGGGCCATCTCCTACGTGTGCTTGGGCAACAGCGGCCCTGCAACGAGCGAGCTTCCCAATCGTAGCTGTCCGAATGGCCTCCGTCTTCAAATAATATTCCCTGCATGCTGGGACGGTGTCAACCTCGATTCACCTGACCACAAAAGCCACATGGCGTACCCGGATCGCCTTGATAACGGAAAATGTCCTACAACTCACCCCAAGAGATTCGTTAC TCTATTCTACGAAGTGATATTTAGCGTCAATGATTTCAAGGACAAATGGTACGGAGATAAGCAACC ACTACCTAGTGATCCGACTGGATATGGCTTGCACGGCGATTTCATCAATGGATGGGACGTCAATGTACTCCAATCGGCTATCACACAATGCACCGACAACGGTGGTAGCATCGAGAAATGCCCTGTTTTCCAGTTTTTTGACGACGAGACCCGAAGGAACTGCCAAGTCCCCGTCAAGGTTGACGAGCAAGTTCAGGGCCAGTTTGATAAGTTGCCTGGTTGCAACAGCGTTCAACGAGGCCCAGGTAACGCTGTGGCAGAATCAGGCTGCGGTGCAGCGACCCAGATCTCGGCACCCAAGTGGGGTTACAAGGACGTGACAAGTACTCTCAAGTACAAATATCTGGGCTGTGGCCGTGATCCGGCTGGACAGACTAGGACGCTCCAGGGCGCCAAGACGTCCGGTGATAGCATGACGGTTGATACATGTATCAAGTACTGTGACGGAAAGGGCTTTCAGTATGCCGGCCTTGAATATGCGAAAGAATGCTGGTGCGGGAACTCGGTAGCTGATGATCGGAAGCCCAAAAAGGGGCTCTGGGGAGCTTGCGATATGCCCTGTGGGGGTAGCAAGACGGAGATGTGCGGCGGCTGGGCTGCGATGTCTCTCTATCAGAAGTGCAACGGGACTTGCACGAACGCGGAGTTGATGTGA
- a CDS encoding meiotic recombination protein DMC1, with product MTDTPQPVGPGGFFPLQSLPSPAPSSASARSSAALPHPRARSLRPGSNKEETVRRYIEERLAIVNRRYVKKHGSAEPGDDVIGYKSFTELCKDLHNVIDVLWLSGTPSIQIPFLLNIASDFTQWIDAFTPSPRATFSVLKKLDHCFASLLIGRDIETKDTLPGFENGMRAGMSTTDMVRCRSSVEQTRLVIVEVLSKESDGDDGTKGDETDANSMNSDTELEDATDTTWSEDEDSLYMDAARVYEHTIVRLGEKLGDVFGPAVPGASGNTICSAG from the exons ATGACTGACACTCCGCAGCCTGTGGGTCCTGGCGGCTTCTTTCCATTGCAATCTCTCCCTTCACCTGCTCCTAGCAGTGCCTCCGCGCGCTCAAGTGCGGCTTTGCCGCATCCCCGCGCCAGATCGCTCCGACCAGGTTCCAACAAGGAAGAGACGGTACGCCGGTACATTGAGGAACGTCTCGCCATTGTCAATCGTCGTTATGTCAAGAAGCATGGCAGTGCCGAGCCCGGCGACGATGTCATAGGCTACAAGAGCTTTACGGAGCTTTGCAAGGACCTACATAACGTCATCGACGTCCTATGGCTGTCCGGAACAC CGAGCATACAGATTCCCTTCCTCTTGAACATTGCCAGCGACTTCACGCAATGGATTGACGCCTTTACTCCTTCCCCGAGAGCTACCTTCTCCGTTTTGAAAAAGCTGGACCATTGCTTCGCAAGCCTCTTGATCGGCCGCGATATCGAGACCAAAGACACCTTGCCTGGCTTTGAGAACGGCATGAGAGCTGGCATGTCTACGACAGATATGGTGCGATGCCGTAGCTCGGTGGAGCAGACACGACTGGTCATTGTGGAGGTCCTTAGCAAGGAGTCCGACGGAGACGACGGCACAAAAGGTGACGAGACAGACGCAAATTCCATGAATAGCGACACTGAACTGGAAGATGCGACGGACACGACGTGGAGCGAAGACGAGGACAGTCTCTACATGGACGCAGCGCGAGTCTATGAGCACACCATCGTGCGGCTAGGTGAGAAGCTGGGAGATGTATTTGGACCCGCGGTTCCGGGCGCGAGCGGTAATACCATCTGCTCTGCAGGTTGA
- a CDS encoding glycosyl hydrolase family 16, with amino-acid sequence MLSTYAQLLFSLTPFVGALVPPAQDGMRIIWSETFQGNAGAPPRSDTWDVALAIDTNNEVQTYTESSWNVQISGGETIQLIPRKSASGVWTSARIETKAAWTPQPGGKMRVQSMFRMGDNANKQGMWPAFWMLGDAVRNGVQWPLCGELDIFEQINGQATATGTVHCQQESGGICNEPSGRGVATSMPDNGWHTWALEWDRTSNNWVTETITWYRDGVVFNQLKGSDIGDEGIWATLCHMPYYVLMNVAVGGTLPGSPTDATQDGYGSMMEIGYLTVYQSP; translated from the exons ATGCTTTCCACATACGCCCAACTTCTCTTTTCTCTCACGCCGTTCGTCGGTGCTCTTGTGCCCCCAGCACAAGATGGCATGAGAATCATCTGGTCCGAGACCTTCCAAGGAAACGCCGGCGCACCCCCTCGAAGTGACACATGGGACGTCGCCTTGGCCATCGACACGAACAACGAGGTCCAGACTTACACCGAATCGTCCTGGAACGTCCAAATATCGGGTGGTGAAACCATCCAGCTCATTCCCCGAAAGTCAGCAAGCGGCGTATGGACATCTGCGCGTATCGAGACAAAGGCAGCGTGGACACCTCAGCCGGGAGGGAAGATGCGGGTTCAGTCAATGTTCAGGATGGGCGACAACGCAAATAAACAGGGCATGTGGCCTGCCTTTTGGATGCTGGGCGATGCCGTTCGCAACGGGGTTCAGTGGCCCCTCTGCGGCGAGCTCGACATCTTTGAACAGATCAACGGCCAGGCCACCGCCACGGGTACCGTTCACTGCCAACAAGAATCCGGCGGCATCTGCAACGAGCCCAGCGGCCGTGGCGTGGCTACTTCGATGCCCGACAACGGTTGGCACACTTGGGCACTGGAGTGGGACCGCACGTCGAACAACTGGGTCACCGAGACCATCACATGGTACCGTGACGGTGTTGTCTTCAACCAGCTCAAGGGCAGCGATATTGGTGACGAAGGCATCTGGGCGACCCTTTGTCACATGCCTTACTATGTGCTTATGAATGTAGCAGTTG GCGGCACGTTGCCGGGTTCTCCTACCGACGCTACTCAGGATGGCTATGGAAGCATGATGGAGATCGGATACCTCACGGTATACCAGTCGCCTTGA
- a CDS encoding SOM1 protein, protein MNANVNPNLANMNVMGGGPVGAPVPMMNNGAVAPQVAGGPRQMTMPTESQRTLLNTYIYEYFLRHQMFDCARSLLNGDHQVNVMKDGANRRRDENGNLIGNGLGDDPMDTDSKDDIDAKLPDDLPAPKLPMPASESSFLYEWFCLFWDIFHAQRTKGGNGPVNQYVSHTQQQSRMRQNQQQELLRQMRPDGMAAQQQYHSQMMRNMQNGGMAMNMQKGNLARAAMANNQNNPQAMQMLQQHAKQTQMQRDPSDMDGNRQRPSSPGSGENAPSPSKRPRLDGAPNFPNQPGMMPNGRPQQGMPGQQVGTTPNVAQAQQMLITNGINPASLTQQQFTTFSNQPPAVQAKSIATYAANLQQHQASQMPNKTMPNAPGPQGQGSPMMAQGQEGAGLAAYYNAGEMGPGGIRPGPGGAQAGGGSNHALQDYQMQLMLLEQQNKKRLMMARQEQDNMGGGAMPRDGPAGPGGPGAPPGPNGQPFPETSPQGARTGASPNPTEQMKRGTPQMNNAGIPSPLPEGAQSRGSPNPMNFMGNQMDPNMAPHFFKGMGNQMDGNMAGNPQMNGGMRPPSSHPGQQFNGQMNPQQMMVARQQQQQAQQAQQAQQQQQQQPPQQQGQPQQAGQGGQPVQWQQGGPNGQMVPQGPQGSVQGTPQQRSMPPPSAPAGANSNRTSTSSPQQAAAAPPTPSQSNKAAPKKKDTKNTKAKAAAGKKSGNNNLNSGTTPAADGADAEAATPATPITPVTTANFTKNGQNAAVPAVPNGQAAAPAPAPQPQVAPQAQHDANQNGGFMDNTNPMVDFGAMAFADPLVSDNVLNDFDFDSFLHEDGDNQAFDFNTGSFGMEGANEIGAD, encoded by the exons ATGAACGCCAACGTCAACCCCAACCTGGCCAACATGAACGTCATGGGCGGTGGCCCTGTTGGCGCGCCCGTCCCTATGATGAATAATGGCGCAGTCGCTCCCCAAGTCGCCGGTGGTCCACGACAGATGACCATGCCCACCGAGAGTCAGCGCACTCTGCTCAACACCTACATCTATGAGTACTTCCTCCGCCATCAAATGTTTGATTGCGCTAGATCCCTCCTTAATGGAGACCACCAAGTGAATGTCATGAAGGACGGTGCCAATCGCCGAAGGGACGAGAACGGTAACCTCATCGGCAATGGTCTCGGTGACGACCCCATGGACACCGACTCCAAAGACGACATTGACGCGAAGCTCCCTGATGACCTTCCGGCCCCCAAGCTGCCCATGCCTGCCTCAGAATCATCCTTCTTGTACGAATGGTTCTGCCTCTTCTGGGACATCTTCCACGCGCAACGGACAAAGGGTGGCAACGGTCCCGTCAATCAATATGTCAGCCATACTCAG CAGCAATCTCGCATGCGACAGAACCAACAGCAAGAACTTCTCCGCCAGATGCGCCCAGACGGCATGGCCGCCCAGCAGCAATATCACTCCCAGATGATGCGCAACATGCAAAATGGCGGTATGGCTATGAACATGCAAAAGGGCAACTTGGCACGGGCCGCCATGGCGAATAATCAGAACAA CCCCCAGGCCATGCAAATGCTTCAGCAGCATGCGAAGCAAACCCAGATGCAGCGAGACCCTTCGGACATGGATGGCAACCGCCAACGCCCCTCGTCGCCTGGCTCTGGTGAAAACGCCCCTTCCCCCTCCAAGAGACCACGCCTGGACGGTGCGCCCAACTTCCCGAACCAGCCTGGAATGATGCCGAACGGAAGACCTCAGCAGGGCATGCCGGGCCAGCAGGTGGGGACCACCCCGAACGTAGCTCAAGCCCAGCAGATGCTCATCACCAACGGAATCAACCCGGCGTCGCTGACCCAGCAGCAGTTTACGACATTCTCAAACCAACCACCTGCTGTCCAAGCTAAGTCCATTGCTACATATGCGGCAAACCTCCAACAGCATCAGGCTAGCCAGATGCCTAACAAAACCATGCCTAACGCGCCCGGCCCCCAGGGCCAGGGCTCACCCATGATGGCTCAAGGCCAAGAAGGTGCCGGGCTAGCTGCGTACTACAACGCTGGAGAAATGGGTCCAGGAGGAATTCGGCCTGGCCCTGGCGGTGCCCAAGCCGGTGGTGGAAGTAACCACGCTCTGCAGGACTATCAAATGCAGCTAATGCTTCTGGAGCAGCAGAATAAGAAAAGGCTCATGATGGCCCGCCAGGAACAAGATAACATGGGCGGAGGTGCCATGCCCAGAGACGGTCCCGCCGGGCCTGGCGGCCCTGGCGCACCTCCTGGTCCCAATGGCCAGCCTTTCCCGGAGACATCTCCCCAAGGCGCCAGAACCGGAGCTTCACCAAACCCAACGGAGCAGATGAAGAGAGGCACCCCGCAGATGAACAACGCTGGCATTCCTTCGCCGCTGCCCGAGGGCGCTCAATCTCGTGGCTCTCCCAACCCTATGAATTTCATGGGCAACCAAATGGACCCGAACATGGCGCCACACTTCTTCAAGGGCATGGGCAATCAAATGGATGGGAACATGGCCGGCAATCCTCAGATGAATGGCGGCATGCGCCCACCCAGCTCGCACCCTGGTCAGCAGTTCAACGGTCAGATGAACCCGCAGCAGATGATGGTCGCCcggcaacagcagcaacaggCGCAACAGGCGCAGCAAgcccaacagcagcagcagcagcagccaccTCAGCAGCAGGGACAGCCTCAGCAGGCCGGCCAAGGTGGTCAGCCGGTGCAATGGCAGCAAGGCGGGCCGAATGGTCAGATGGTGCCTCAGGGTCCTCAGGGATCTGTTCAGGGTACACCGCAGCAACGGTCGATGCCCCCGCCATCTGCACCAGCTGGCGCCAACTCCAACCGGACGAGCACTTCCTCGCCTCAACAGGCCGCAGCGGCTCCCCCGACTCCGTCACAATCAAACAAGGCGGCGCCAAAGAAGAAGGATACCAAGAACACAAAGGCAAAG GCTGCGGCGGGAAAGAAGTCAGGCAACAACAACCTGAACAGTGGCACTACACCAGCCGCCGACGGTGCAGATGCGGAGGCTGCAACACCTGCAACTCCCATCACTCCTGTCACCACTGCCAACTTCACCAAGAACGGACAAAATGCCGCCGTGCCAGCCGTGCCCAACGGCCAGGCTGCTGCTCCAGCACCTGCCCCTCAGCCTCAGGTAGCCCCCCAGGCACAACACGATGCCAACCAGAACGGAGGGTTTATGGACAACACGAACCCAATGGTGGACTTCGGTGCTATGGCATTCGCCGACCCGTTGGTCTCGGACAATGTTCTTAACGACTTCGACTTTGACTCATTTCTACACGAAGACGGCGACAATCAGGCCTTTGATTTCAACACGGGTTCATTTGGCATGGAAGGCGCCAACGAAATTGGCGCAGACTAG
- a CDS encoding transporter particle component, whose product MCWLRSLAHARLGCGRSLLLPIPELKVGPRFRGPAYLIFNLIDVHEHQLAPHGSFEPLVQLRSVRQPTTAIALATAVSTDIEDLRLHFTVRRERLQTTHVNDATCLRSEAAATSATQPGTRRPTPAILPSLTIRQASARNHGRKQGNPLGRGNLEVRCVAPECPRTNKSDVLDCRTRIDKVNAELVTLTYGTIVAQLCKDYDSDYVEVNKQLDKMGYNIGLRLIEDYLAKSNTMKRCANFRETADVIARVGFKIFLNITPQVTNWTTDNKQFSLVFDENPLADFVELPDDERAQDELWYSNIFCGVLRGALEMVQMQVEAHFISDVLRGHDTTEMRVSLVRYIDDELPPEDD is encoded by the exons ATGTGTTGGCTGAGGTCATTGGCCCATGCGAGGTTGGGATGTGGACGGAGCTTGCTTCTGCCGATCCCCGAGCTAAAGGTGGGACCTCGATTCAGAGGACCTG CTTATCTTATCTTCAACCTCATCGATGTCCACGAACACCAGCTGGCACCTCACGGTTCATTCGAGCCTCTCGTCCAACTCCGATCAGTGCGACAACCGACGACGGCAATAGCCCTTGCGACCGCCGTATCCACCGATATCGAAGACTTGCGACTGCACTTCACTGTACGACGTGAACGGCTCCAGACAACCCACGTGAACGACGCAACGTGCTTGCGATCCGAGGCGGCAGCCACTTCCGCGACACAGCCCGGTACCAGGCGTCCGACGCCAGCGATACTTCCCTCCCTTACTATTCGGCAGGCGTCTGCGAGGAATCATGGCCGCAAGCAAGGCAACCCGCTTGGGAGAGGA AATCTGGAAGTACGTTGCGTGGCACCTGAATGCCCAAGAACGAACAAGTCTGACGTGCTTGATTGTAGAACCCGCATAGACAAAGTCAACGCCGAGCTCGTCACCCTCACCTACGGAACAATTGTTGCGCAGTTGTGCAAAGATTACGATAGCGACTATGTCGAGGTCAACAAGCAGCTGGACAAGATGGGATACAACATCGGCCTTCGTCTCATTGAGGATTATTTGGCAAAGTCGAATACAATGAAGAGATGCGCAAACTTTCGCGAGACCGCAGACGTCATTGCAAGA GTCGGCTTCAAGATATTTCTAAACATCACGCCACAGGTGACCAACTGGACGACGGACAACAAACAGTTCTCGCTTGTGTTTGACGAAAACCCTCTCGCAGACTTTGTCGAGCTGCCCGATGACGAGCGAGCGCAGGATGAGCTCTGGTACTCCAATATCTTTTGTGGAGTCTTGCGGGGAGCTCTTGAGATGGTGCAGATGCAGGTCGAAGCGCACTTCATCAGTGACGTTCTGCGAGGCCATGACACGACCGAGATGAGGGTGTCATTAGTGCGGTACATTGACGACGAGCTACCTCCCGAAGATGACTAG